GCCGAAGTGCTTCACCGAGCCGATGGCCATGCTGATCGCGCTCGCCGCCATCAAGTCCAATGTGGCCTATTGGCAGCACTCGTGGACCGGGCCGGCCCGCCTCGTCGGGCACGACGGCCAGCCACTGCCGACCGCCGAGATCGCCGCGCGGGCGGTGTCGCCGCAGACCGTCGACGAGGCCCGCGCCTGGCTGGCCCACCTGCGCATCGACCCGGGCAGCGCGATGGTGGTCGAGCAGCGGGCCAGCGCGACCGGTGCGGGTGTGGTGGCCGGCATCGCCAACGTGAAGGTCGACGGCGTCGAGCACGACCTGCTGGTGCTGGACAAGGGGCTGGTGTTCGTCGGCAACCCGGGCAAGTCCGACAAGGGCAAGGTCCGCCTCCAGGAGCTGGTCGGTTCGGCTCCGGCCGACGAGATCGCGAGGACGCATCGGTTCCTGCCGTACGAGGAGATCACGTCGGTCGCGTTCGTCAAGAACGTGCCGCTGCGCGTCGACATCACCCTGCACAGTGGACAGACCGTCTCGGTGCACGAGGCGTGGAGCAGCGAGCTGATCGCCAAAAACAGCCGCGACGTGTTGACGGACGTGCTCAAGCAGGTGTCGGACTAGGCCCTGTTTGGAAATCCTTGCCGGGCTGCGCCGGACGCCGTCTGGACTCCGGCTCGCCTCGACAATCCTTTTCAAACAGGGCCTAGGCCGGGCGCACGGCCGTCACGGAGCGGCGGTCCGGCGCCACGGCGGTGACCCAGCCACCGGCCCGGCCGAGGCGGAGCAGCGCGTCGGAGCGTGCCGGCAGGTCCAGCGTCGCGCCGGGCTTGGGAGGCCAGGCGCCGCGGGTGGCCGCGCCGGGCCGGAGCCAGGTCGTCAGCTCGCGGATCGGGTCGGCGGTGTCGAGGGCGGCGCGGGCCTTGGCGAGCGCGTCGAGCACCACGTCGAGGGCCGGCCCCACGGCCGCCGCGTTGCCGCCGCACATCGCGGCCACCAGCTCCGGCCGCGCGGCGGCGACCCGGGTGCCGTCGCGGAACGAGCCGGCCGCCAGCGCCGCCGCGAGCGGATCGGTCGCGCTCGCGGCGAGGGCGGCGGCCAGCAGATGGGGTACATGGCTGACGGCCGCCACCGCGCGGTCGTGCTCCTCGGCGGTCGCCGGCACGACCCGCGCGCCGAGCCCGGTGACGAGCGTGGCGAGGTCCAGCCAGTCGGGCAACGAGGTCTCGTTCGGCTCCAGGCAGAGCACCCACGCGCAGCCGGTGAAGAGGTCGGGGTCGGCGGAGGTGAAGCCGGAGGTCTCCCGCCCCGCCATCGGGTGCCCGCCGACAAAGCCGGCTAGCCGGTGCAGCCGCCGCGTGACCAGGTCCCGCACCGGGCCCTTGACCGAGGTGACATCGGTGACCAGCCCGGAGTAGCCCGCCTTGCCCAGCTCGTCGAGCACGGCCTCGAACGCGGGCAGCGGCACCGCGACCACCACGAGCTCGGCCTTGGCGACCGCGTCCCGTACCGTCGGCGCGACCTGCCACCGCCCCCCGCTCGGCGCCTTCGCCGCCGCGGTGCGCGCCGTCGCTCTGGTGGCCGGGTCGGCGTCATAGCCCAGCACGCGGTGCCCGGCTCGGGCGAGCGCCCGCAGTGTCGATCCCCCGATGAGCCCCAGCCCGATCACCGCGATGTCCACGCCGGAGACTTAAGCACACCCCGCGGCGGGACGGTTACCGAGATCTCCGCCCGACGCACCAAACGGCGGTTACCGTAATTGCGTGACTTTCCGGGCTTTTCGCTTTGGAGTGCTCGGGCTGGTCGTCGCGCTGCTCCCGGCGGCGCCCGCCCACGCGGCTGCCGTGTCCGCGGCGCCCGAGCGCACGCCCACGTTCAACGGCGCGGTGTGGGCGACCGCGTACGACGGTGACACGGTCTACGTCGGTGGCGACTTCACCGCCGCGGTCGTGTCCGGACGGTCGGTCACCCGGACGCGGCTGGCGGCTTTCGACGCGCGTACAGGGGCGCTGCGCGGTTGGGCGCCGAGCGCCGACGGCCGGGTGCGGGCGATCGCGGTGTCCGGCGGTTCGGTGTACGTGGCCGGCGAGTTCGGAGCCATCACCGGCGTGCGGCGGGACAGCCTGGCGCGGCTCGACCCGGTCAACGGCGGTGTCCGCGGCGGCTTTGCGCACAGCGTCTCCGGCCAGCCGTACGCGCTCGCGACGCTCGGCAGCCGCCTGTACGTGGGTGGCACGTTCAGCGCGGTCGACGGGCAGGGACGGTCGCGTCTGGCGGCGTTCGACCTCGGCAGCGGCGCCCTCGACGGATCCTGGCGGCCGTCCGCCGACGGCACGGTGCAGGCGGTCGTGGCGGGCGGCAGCCGGGTGTACGTGGGCGGCAAGTTCGGCGCGGTCAACGGCGTGAGCGGCTCGGCCCGGCTCGCCGCCGTGGATCCCGCCTCGGGCGCGGTGGACGCCGGCTTCCGCGCGTCAGCCGCCGACGAGGTGCGCGCGCTCGCGTTGGGCGGCACCTCGGTGTACGCGGCGCACGGCGGCCCGGGTGGGCGAGTGGTGGCGTACGCGGCGAACGGGAACGGCCGCTGGAACCTGACCATGGACGGCGACCCGCAGGCGATCACGGTGCTCTCCGACGTCGTCTACTTCGGCGGCCACTTCGACAACGTGTGCCGGTCACCCCGTACCGGCACGAAGGGCTCCTGCGTCGACGGCGCGATCAAGCGGGTCAAGCTCGGCGCCGCCGGTGTCGCCGACGGCAAGCTGCTCTCCTGGACCGCGAACGCCAACGGCGTGGAGGGCGTACACGCCCTCGCGGCCGACGGCGTGCTGAACAAGATCAGCGCCGGCGGCGCCTTCACAAAGATCAACGGCGCCGCGCAGCCCTACTTCGCCCAGTTCTCCTGAGCGGCCGCGCTTTCCGGGCTGGGGTCCGCCGGTCGCGCCAGGTGGTCAGGCTGGTCCCGACCGACCACGGCGGGCATCGCGGTAGCTCGCGTCTGGTTCGGGTTGGATCTGCTGAAGGGCGGCGGACATCGCGGCTCGACCCGGGCGCACCGATGCGGCCGGCTGCGGAAGCAGCGTCTAGGGTGCGCTCGGGCAGCCGTTGCTCGCCTTGTACGACGCGACCTTGCTCACCGGGGACGTGCTCTTCTTCTTGCGCCAGTCGTTGAGGAACGGCGCCGGCCACACCACGCCGCGGCGGATCCACCAGTCGCCGGTGCGCTTGCAGGCCGGCGAGATGCCGAAGTGCAGGTGACACACGTTGTTGGCGTTTCCGGTCTTGCCGACCGTGCCGAGCCGCTGGCCGGCGCGCACCCGCACGCCCGCCTCGATGCCGGACTGCACCACGGTCAGGTGGGAGCCGTAGTAGCGCACGCCGTCGTCGCCGAGCAGGGACACGGACAGGCCGCCGTTGTTGGGGCCCTGGACGCCCGTCTTGCTGTACTTGTCGACGCGGCTCACCTCGAGCACCTTGCCGTCGGTGACCGCCACGACCGGCTCGCCGCAGTCGGCGAAGATGTCGGTCGCCGGGTAGCCGGAGTGGGTCGGGTGGTAGGAGACGTTGCTGGCCTGCACCGGAAACACGTACTTCCACTTGCCGGTGGGAGCCTTGGGCGCGGTGGTCTTCGACGGCGTGGGCTTCGGCGTCGGTGACGCGGTCGGGCTGGGGTGGCCGAGGGCTCCGGCGCAGCGCTCGTCGGGTCGGCCGCCGCAGAGGTCGCTGGCGGCTCCTCCCAGGCGACCGGATCACCCGCGGCCGAACCGTCCTGCGCGCAGCCAGCAGCCAAGGCGCTGACCAGCACCACGATCATCGACGCTTGTACCTGTCGTCCCCGAAGCACCCGGCCATACTGGCAGACAAGCCCGGCCCTCGCCGACCCGGCGGGTAGGCTGCCGTCATGGCGGACCATTTTCCGCGTACCCCGTCGGGGTTGTTCCCGTCGCGGCCGCCGCGCCCCACCTACCGTGAGCCCAACCGCGTGCGGGGTGGTGCGCTGAGCGCCGGGTTGGGCGCGGGCGCCGCCTGGATGCTCTTCCTCGGCCTGCTCGGCAGCGACCTGCGCAGCTACGCCTGGTGGTCGGTGCTGGCCGGCGGGATTGCCTGGGCGGCGGCCTGGATCCTGAGCCGCCAGGGCGACCGCGGCGTCGCGGCCGGCGTCGCGATCAGCGTCGGAGCGGCCTGGTCGGCGGCGGCCATCGCGGTCGCGATCCGCTGGGGCCTGACTGGCGACTGGCCGCTTTGGTAGGCGTTCTGTTAACACCTGGTTGCTCGTCGCACCCGGGCTTGACGAAGGGCGCCGCGGTTCGGCACCCTCGCGGCATGGCCTGGACTGTGGAGCGGCTCGACCCCGACCGGAGCCGCCGTCGGATCCAGCTCCTCGCGGAGCTGGCCAGTGCGAAGTCGGTGCGGGATCGCGAGCGGCCGCGGCGACTGCGCGGAGATCGGCTGCGCGAGCTGATCGCCATGCGCCGGCGCCTCGCGAGCTGAGCGGAGTCCCCTCCAGCCTGACGAGCGGTATTTCATCGGGGCGTTTGCGGCCAGCCGCCGATCGGAGCGGCTACCGTCACGCGTAGCGCAAAACTTGGGGGGACCGTGTCGTACTTCGCTGCTGCCGTCGTGCGCGGCTCCACCGGTTGGGCCGCCTCCGAGCTGGATCTGACCGGTGCTGCCGACATCGACGAGGTCGTCGACCGGCTACGTGACGCCGACCCGGATGGCGGGGTGGCGTTGCTGTTCGTCGAGTCGGACGACTCCTACCTGGCCATCCTCCGCCTCGACCAGGGCGAGGACCTGCGTGTCTTCGGCTCCGACTCGGTCTTTGCCGAGGAGTCCCGACTTGGCGCGCTCCTGCTCGGCGATGTGAAGGCGCCGGCGCTGGAGATCGACGAGGTGACCGACCCGCCGGCGTCCGGCGACGACGAGGCCACGCCGCCGGCGGCCGAGCCCGACGTGGACCCGGTCGGCGACCCCGAGATCCTCGCAGACCTCGGCATCTCCGCACACGAGCTGCTCGGCCTCTGCGCGCACGAGGGCCTGCTGCCCGCGGACGTGACCGCCGAGATCTGCCAGGTCCTGGGCTGCGCCGACGAGGTCGAAGACCTGCGTGCGTGAGGCACCGCGCGAGCGAGCAAGCCGGGAAGCGCAGTGAATGAGCGTGCCGCCCGCCACGAAGTGTGGATGCGGCGGGCGTTGGCTGTGGCTGGCTCGTCCGGTGCGGACATTCCGGTCGGCGCGGTCGTCTACGGGCCGGACGGCGCCGAACTCGGCGCCGGCCGCAACGAGCGGGAGCTGACCGGCGACCCCACCGCGCACGCCGAGGTGGTGGCGCTGCGCCGGGCCGCCGAGACCGCCGGCTCGTGGCGGCTCGACGGCTGCACGCTGGTCGTCACGCTGGAGCCGTGCACGATGTGCGCGGGCGCGCTGGTGCTGGCCCGGGTGTCCACGCTGGTCTTCGGAGCCTGGGAGCCCAAGACCGGCGCGGTCGGCTCGTTGTGGGACGTCGTGCGGGACCGGCGCCTCAACCACCGCCCCGAGGTCTACTCGGGCGTCCTCGAGGCGGAGTGCGCCGCGCTGCTACGCGGCTTCTTCCGGCTTCAGTAGCGACGTGGCCACCTCGCGGGCCGACGCCGTCCACGGGGCGGGTCGCAGCGTCGCCTGGTCGAGCTTCACGATCGCCCGCTTGCCCTCCGCGTAGCAGGTGCGGCCGTCGCGGGAGAGGAAGCGGAAGCGGTACTGCGCGCTTGTCTCGCCGAGCTTGTCGAGCCAGAAGTGCACGAGGACCTCGCCGGCGCCCCGGATCGGCAGGTGGTACGTGATCGCGAACTCGCGCACCGCGTGGAAGACGTCTGGCGTGGAGAGTCCGTTGTGGTCCAGGTAGTGGCCCCGCGCGGTCCAGTACGGCGTGACGGCCCGCTCCAGGAGCACCGCGTACCGCGCATTGTGCACGATGCCCATCGCGTCGAGGTCGTCGAAGTAGATCGCGATCGGCTCGGCGTGCCCGTAGTCGACCTTGGGCTCGACGGGTGCCAGTGCGGTGTGCGTCATCATTCCTCCGGCAGCAGGGTCGGGTCGGTGCACAGCCCGCGCAGCCGCTCCAGCACGGCCCTGCGGGCCAGCGGGTAGACGACCTGCGGGGACAGCAGGCGAAACTGCATGACGGCGGCGACGCCCGCCGCCTCGATCTCGTAGGCCAGCATTGCCACGTCGGTGTCGGGCTTGAGGTCGCCCACCTCGACCGCCTGGCGGGCCAGCTTCTCCACGTACTCCATCCACTCGGCGTGGCTCTGCGCGATGCGCTCGTAGAGCGGGCCGGAGCGGGCGTTGTACTCAAACTTGACGGTGGCGAAGAAGCAGCCGCCGGGCAGTGTGCTCGACGCGTAGAAGTCGAGGCGCGCCACGTGCAGCGCCCACAGCCGGCGCACGCCGCGCGGCACCGCCCGGGCCGGCCCGATCACCCGCTCGGACCACTGCTCGCGGGCCCGCTCGACCGTGGCGAGCTGGAGGTCCTGCTTGGAGCGCCAGTGGGCGAAGAGGCCGGACTTGCTGACGCCGAGCGCCTCGGCGAGCTGGGCGAGGGAGAGGCCGTCGAGGCCGTCCTGCGTCACGAGCGCGACCGCGGTGTCCAGCACCGCCGTGCGCGTCCTCTCGCCCCGGGCCACCCGGCCGTCGACCATCATGGGCCCAGCATATGAATAAGACCGACCGGTCGTAAATCTAATTCGCCGGAAGAGTGACCTGAACCACGAGCCCGCCGCCGTCGCGCGGCGTCGCGTACACCTCGCCGCCGTGCGCCCGCGCCACCGAGCGCACGATCGACAGGCCGAGCCCGGTGCCGCGCGCCGAACCCACCCGGTCGGCCAGCCGCCGGAACGGCTCGAAGAGCCCCGGCACCTCGTACGCGCGCACGACCGGCCCGGTGTTGATCACGCTGAGTCGGGTGCTCGTGCCCTCGCGGGTACAGGCCACGTGCACCCAGCCACCTGTCGCGTTGTAGCGCACCGCGTTGTCGACGAGGTTTTGCGCCAGCCGCTCCAGCAGCACGGGGTCGCCCGAGGTGGGCGCGGGCAGCAGCTCGTGCCGCACGTCGACGCCCGGCGCCCGCGTCTGGTCCAGCACGTTGCCCGCCACCTCGGCGAGGTCGACCGGCACCCGGTCGACCACGGCCTGCTCCGATCGGGCCATGGTCAGCAGGCCGTCGATGAGGCGCTCGTGGCGTGCGTTCACCTCCAGCAGCGTGGTGCCGAGCTGGCGCAGCTGCGGCGATGCGTCCGGCTGGCCCATCGCCACTTCGAGCAGTGTGCGGTTGATCGCGAGTGGGGTGCGCAGCTCGTGCGAGGCGTTCGCGACGAAGCGGCGCTGCCCGTCGAACGCGCGGTCCAGCCGCTCCAGCATGTCGTCGAACGTGTCGGCCAGCTCGCGCAGCTCGTCGCGGGGACCGCCGAGAGCGATCCGCTCGTGCAGGCTCCGGTCGGCGACCCGCCGCGCGGTCTCGGTGATCCGCGCGATCGGCCGCAGGGTACGGCCGGCCGCGAGCCAGCCCATCCACACGCCGGCCACCGCCAGGCCGCCGAGCGCCAGCGAGCCCCACTGCACCAGTGACTGGAGCGTCTGCCTGTTGAGATCGCGCTGTACCTGCTTGGCGAACTCCATCTTCCGCTCGATGTTGGCCTTCTCCACGGCGGCCTTGTCCTTCTTGGCCGCGTCGGGCGGATCGTCGGGGAGCGCGACGCCTTCCGCGTACACAATGCCGGGTTTGACCTGCTGCTTTTCCAGCGACGCGGCCAGCAGCAGGTACGTGACGCCGAGCAGCACCGCGCCGGCGAGCAGGAAGAGGCCACCGTAGAGGGCGGTCAGGCGTACCCGGACCGTCCAACCGCCGCGGATCGTCATGGAATCTGGTACCCCACTCCCGAAACGGTCGCGACCACCGGCGGCGAGCCGAGCTTGCGACGCAGCGTCATCACCGTGACCCGCACGACGTTTGTGAACGGGTCGATGTTTTCGTCCCATGCCCGCTCCAGTAGCTGCTCGGTGCTCACCACCGCGCCGTCGGCGCGCAGCAGCTCCTCCAGCACCGCGAACTCCTTGCGGGACAGCGAGACGAAACGCCCGTCGCGGAAAACTTCCCGGCGGGCCGGGTCGAGCGAGATGCCGGCGCGCTCAAGCCGGGGCGGTATCGCCGGCCGCGCACGCCGCCCCAGCGCCCGCACGCGGGCCACCAGCTCGACGAACGCGAACGGCTTGGGCAGGTAGTCGTCCGCGCCGAGCGCGAGACCGGCCACCCGGTCGGGCACCTCGGCGGCCGCGGTGAGCATCAGCACCCGCGTCTCGCCACCGGCCGCCACGACCGCGCGGCACACCTCGTCGCCGTGCACCAGCGGCAGGTCGCGGTCGAGCACCAGCACGTCGTAGTCGTTGATGCCGAGCTTTTCCAGGGCGGCGTCGCCGTCGTAGACCACGTCTACGGCCAGCGTCTCGCGCCGGAGCCCTTCGGCGATCGCGTCAGCCAGGAGCTCCTCGTCTTCCGCGACGAGTACCCGCACGCGCCAATGGTGCCCGGCCCCCGGATAAGGCGGCCATAAGCATTCGCGCTGATGACCGTCTTACGGCCCGCACGGTGGGATCCGCAGTGACAGAGAGGAGTGTGCCGAGATGAGAAGGACGCTCATCGCCGTACCCCTGCTGCTGCTCGCCGCGCTCGCCGCGTGCTCCGGAAACGCGGAGGAGGGACCAGGCGTCGCGACCGTCGGCAACAACGCGAGCGCCTCGGCCAGCCCCGATCCGAGCGCGCCCGCGGCCGACGAGGAGGAGCGCAAACGGCAGTTCACGCAGTGCATGCGCGACGAAGGAGTCGACATCGACGACGCCAAGGGCCCTGGTGAGGGCGTGGCGGTCCGGGGCGACAAGCAGCAGACGCGGCAGGCGATGGAGAAGTGCCGCAAGTACCTCCCGAACGGGGGAGAACCGCCGAAGCCGTCGGCCGCGGACCTGGAGAAGCTGCGCGAGTACGCCGTCTGCATGCGCGAAAACGGCCTGCCCACGTTCCCCGATCCCGATCCCGAGACCGGCCAGTTCTCCGGCGACAGCCTGCGGGAGGCCGGGGTCAGCAAGGACAAGGTCGGCGAGGTCGACGAAAAGTGCCGGGACAAGCTGCCGGAGATCCAGAAGGGTGGCGGTAAGTGAAGCGCGGAGTGATCTTCTCCGGCGTGGCGTTTGTCGCAGTCGCGGCGGCGGGCTTGGCTGCCGCCGGACTCGGGGCGGCCGGGCGGACGGCACGGACGAGCCGGCCGCGCTGCCGGCAACGACCACCCAGGTGACCAGGCAGACGCTCGTACAGGCCACCACCGTCCAGGGAGAGCTGAGCCACGGCGATCCGGTACCGCTGGCGTCGCACGCCCAAGGGACCGTGACCTGGTTACCCGCCGTCGGCGCCGCGATTGCGCGCGGCGGGACGCTGCTACGCGCTGACGAGCTGCCGGTCGTACTGCTGTACGGCGCGTTGCCGATCTACCGGCCCCTCGCCGCGGGCGTGGAGGGCGCGGACGTCAAGCAGCTCGAGAGCAACCTGCGGGCGCTGGGGTACACCGGGTTCACGGTCGACGACGAGTACACGAGCTCGACGGCGAACGCGGTCAAGCGGTGGCAGGACGACCTCGGCGTCACCGAGACCGGCACTGTCGACGCGTCCCTGGTCGTTGTCGCGCCCGGCGCTGTGCGCGTGGCCGAGCTGACCGCGCGGGTGGGTTCACCTGCCGGCGGCGAGGTGTACACGTACACCGGCACCACCCGCGTCGTCACCGTCCCGGTGGACGCGGGCGAGGCGGCGTGGGCGGTCAAGGGCGCCACCGTCACCGTCACGTTGCCGGACAGCAAGGAGGTCACCGGCAAGGTGGCGTCGGTGGGCACCGTCGCAACCGGGGACGACAGCGATGACCAGCCGCCCGGGTCGACCGGCACGGACAGTGCCCAGATCGAGGTGATCGTGACGGTCGCGGACCAGTGGGCACTCGGGTCGCTCCAGCAGACGCCGGTCGACGTCGCGTACGTGGCCGACAAGCGCGAGGACGTGCTGACCGTGCCGGTGGCCGCGCTGCTCGCGCTCGCCGAGGGCGGGTACGGCCTGGAGGTCGTCGACGGCGGCGCCACCAGGTACATCGCCGTCGAGGCGGGGCTTTTCGCCGATGGGCGGGTCGAGGTCAGCGGCGGCGGGGTCGCCGAAGGCATGACGGTCGGCCTACCAAAATGAACCACCCAACGAAAACGCTCCGCTTCGCTCCACGTTTCCGCCGGGGCCCGGAATGATCGAGCTGGACGGGGTATCCAAGGTGTATCCGGGCGGGGTGACCGCGCTCGACGGCGTCTCGCTCGGCATCGCGCCGGGCGAGATGGTGGCTATCGTCGGGCCCTCGGGGTCGGGCAAGTCGACGATGCTGCACGTGATCGGCACGCTCGACCGGCCCAGCTCCGGGCAGGTGCGCATCGATGGCCACGACATCGCGGGGCTGTCCGACCGGCAGGTGTCGGCGCTGCGTACGTACCGCATCGGTTTTGTCTTTCAGCAGTTTCACCTCGCGGCCGGCGTGCCCGCGGTGGACAACGTGGCCGACGGCCTGCTCTACGCCGGCGTGCCGCTGCGCAAGCGGCGGCGGCACGCCCGGTCGGCGCTGGAGCGGGTCGGCCTCGCGCACCGGCTCGACCACCGGCCGCATGAGCTGTCGGGCGGCGAGAAGCAGCGGGTGGCGATCGCGCGGGCGGTCGTGGGCGAGCCGGCGCTGCTGCTCGCCGACGAGCCGACCGGCAACCTCGACTCGGCCTCGGGCGCCGCGGTGATGACGGTCCTCCGCGACCTGCACGAGACCGGTACCACGGTCGTGGTGATCACGCATGACCGCGACATCGCGGCCGCGCTGCCACGGCAGGTGCACATGCGCGACGGAAGGATCGTGCCGTGAAGGCGGCGCGTCTCAGCCCCGCCGACGTGGTGCGCGTCGGTGCCGCCGGGCTGCGTACCCGGCCGCTGCGGGTGTTTCTGTCCGCGCTGGGCATCGCGATCGGTATCGCCGCGATGATCTCCGTGGTCGGCATCTCGTCGTCGTCCCGCGCTGAGCTTGACCGCACGCTCGACCGGCTGGGCACCAACCTGCTGACCGTCGGCCCCGGCCAGACGCTCTTCGGTGAGGACTCCCGCCTGCCCAAGGAGTCGTTGGCGATGGTGGCCCGGATCGGGCCGGTGGAGTCCGTGAGCGCGGTGGGTCGGGTGCCGGACGTGGCCGTGTACCGCAACGACCACATCCCGCGCGGACAGACCGGCAGTATCGCGGTCGTGGCCGCCCAGCCGGACCTGCTCGACACCGTCGCGGTCGAGGTGGCGACCGGCTCGTGGCTCACCGCCGCCACGTCCGAGTACCCGGGCGTGGTGCTCGGCGCGGCCGCCGCGCGCCGGCTGGACATCCGCGCGCCGGGCGTACGGGTGTGGCTGGGCGGCAAGTGGTTCAGCGTGGTCGGCATCCTGCGGCCCGGGCAGCTCGCACCCGAGCTGGACCAGTCGGCGATGGTGGGTTGGCCGGCGGCGGAGGAGTACCTGGCCTTCGACGGTCACCCGACGATGATCTACACGCGGTCGCGGGAGTCGGCGGTCGAGGACGTGCGCGCGGTGCTCGCCGCGACGGCAAACCCTGAGCAGCCGAACGAGGTACAGGTCTCCCGCCCGTCCGACGCGCTGGAGGCGCAACGGGCCACCGACGCCACGCTCAACGCGCTGCTGCTCGGCCTCGGCGCGGTGGCGCTGCTGGTTGGCGGCGTGGGCGTGGCCAACACGATGGTCATCTCCGTGCTCGAACGGCGCGCCGAGATCGGGCTGCGGCGGTCGCTGGGCGCCACGAGGGGCCAGATCCGCACCCAGTTTCTGGCCGAGTCGCTGCTGCTGTCCGCGCTGGGCGGGCTGGGCGGCGTGACGCTGGGCGTCGGGGTGACCGCGATCTACGCGGCGACTCAGGCGTGGCCTGCCGTGGTGCCGCCGGTGGCCACCGCCGGCGGGGTGCTGGCCACGCTGGTCATCGGCGCGATCGCCGGTCTGTACCCGGCGGTGCGGGCGGCCCGCCTCTCGCCCACCGAGGCGCTGGCGGCCCCGTAGGTCAGGCGCGCTGCGGGAGGGCGACGGTGACGACAAGGCCGCCGCCCTCCCGCGGTACCGCCTGCGCCGTGCCGCCGTGCGCGGTCGCCACCGCACGGACGATCGACAGGCCCAGGCCGAAGCCGCGTCCGCCGTCCACCCGCTCGCGGTTGAGCCGCCGGAACGGCTGGAAGAGAGACTCGATCTCGTACGCCGGTACGACAGCGCCCGTGTTGCTGACGGTGAGCACGGCCCACCCGTTCACCGCGTGGGTGGTGACGGCCAGCCAGCCGCCGGGCGAGTTGTGGCGGGCGGCGTTCTCGACGAGGTTCTGCACAAGCCGCTCCAGCAGGATCGGGTCGCCGCGGGTGGGTGCCGGCGCGAGCTGCCGCACCACCTTCAGCTCGGGTGCCTTGCTCTGGTCGAGCACGAAGCCGGCCACCTCGGACAGGTCCACGGGGGAGCGCTCGGCCACCTCCTGCTCCGCGTCGGCGAGCGTGAGCAGGCCGTCGATGAGCCGCTCGTGGCGCTCGTTGACGGTCAGCAGCGACTCGCCGAGCTGCTTGGTCTCGGCGACGGCACCGGGCCGCGTGACGGCGAGCTCCACGAGGGCACGGTTGAGGGCGAGCGGGGTACGCAGCTCGTGCGAGGCGTTGGCGACGAAGCGGCGCTGCCCGTCGAAGGAGCGGTCCAGCCGTTCCAGCATCACGTTGAACGTGTCCGCCAGCTCCTTGACCTCGTCGCGCGGCCCGTCCAGCACGATCCGCTCGTGCAGCCCGGTGCGCGCGCCGTCCGCGCCGGCGATGCGGCGGGCGGTGTCGGTGATCCGCTGCAACGGCTGGAGCGCCCGCCCGGCCACCAGCCACCCGAACGCACCCGCCACGACGCCGACCCCCACCAGCGCGATCCCGCCCTGGGTGAGCAGCGAGTCGAGCGCGTCCTGGCGGAGGCGCTCCCGCTCGGCCCGCGCGTCCTCCAGCGCCTCGACGGCGATCTGCCGGTTTTGCAGGATCTCCATGAGCCTGTCGTTGCGGAGGGCGAGGTCGGTCGGGTCGTTGAGGCTGCGGTCCAGGCGCTGCGCCATCAGCAGGTACGTCACGCCCAGCAGCACCGCCCCGGCCAGGAAGAACAGGCCGCCGTA
The window above is part of the Phytohabitans houttuyneae genome. Proteins encoded here:
- a CDS encoding prephenate dehydrogenase/arogenate dehydrogenase family protein — its product is MDIAVIGLGLIGGSTLRALARAGHRVLGYDADPATRATARTAAAKAPSGGRWQVAPTVRDAVAKAELVVVAVPLPAFEAVLDELGKAGYSGLVTDVTSVKGPVRDLVTRRLHRLAGFVGGHPMAGRETSGFTSADPDLFTGCAWVLCLEPNETSLPDWLDLATLVTGLGARVVPATAEEHDRAVAAVSHVPHLLAAALAASATDPLAAALAAGSFRDGTRVAAARPELVAAMCGGNAAAVGPALDVVLDALAKARAALDTADPIRELTTWLRPGAATRGAWPPKPGATLDLPARSDALLRLGRAGGWVTAVAPDRRSVTAVRPA
- a CDS encoding PQQ-like beta-propeller repeat protein, translating into MTFRAFRFGVLGLVVALLPAAPAHAAAVSAAPERTPTFNGAVWATAYDGDTVYVGGDFTAAVVSGRSVTRTRLAAFDARTGALRGWAPSADGRVRAIAVSGGSVYVAGEFGAITGVRRDSLARLDPVNGGVRGGFAHSVSGQPYALATLGSRLYVGGTFSAVDGQGRSRLAAFDLGSGALDGSWRPSADGTVQAVVAGGSRVYVGGKFGAVNGVSGSARLAAVDPASGAVDAGFRASAADEVRALALGGTSVYAAHGGPGGRVVAYAANGNGRWNLTMDGDPQAITVLSDVVYFGGHFDNVCRSPRTGTKGSCVDGAIKRVKLGAAGVADGKLLSWTANANGVEGVHALAADGVLNKISAGGAFTKINGAAQPYFAQFS
- a CDS encoding tRNA adenosine deaminase-associated protein, giving the protein MSYFAAAVVRGSTGWAASELDLTGAADIDEVVDRLRDADPDGGVALLFVESDDSYLAILRLDQGEDLRVFGSDSVFAEESRLGALLLGDVKAPALEIDEVTDPPASGDDEATPPAAEPDVDPVGDPEILADLGISAHELLGLCAHEGLLPADVTAEICQVLGCADEVEDLRA
- a CDS encoding nucleoside deaminase; amino-acid sequence: MNERAARHEVWMRRALAVAGSSGADIPVGAVVYGPDGAELGAGRNERELTGDPTAHAEVVALRRAAETAGSWRLDGCTLVVTLEPCTMCAGALVLARVSTLVFGAWEPKTGAVGSLWDVVRDRRLNHRPEVYSGVLEAECAALLRGFFRLQ
- a CDS encoding acyl-CoA thioesterase; translated protein: MTHTALAPVEPKVDYGHAEPIAIYFDDLDAMGIVHNARYAVLLERAVTPYWTARGHYLDHNGLSTPDVFHAVREFAITYHLPIRGAGEVLVHFWLDKLGETSAQYRFRFLSRDGRTCYAEGKRAIVKLDQATLRPAPWTASAREVATSLLKPEEAA
- a CDS encoding TetR/AcrR family transcriptional regulator; this encodes MMVDGRVARGERTRTAVLDTAVALVTQDGLDGLSLAQLAEALGVSKSGLFAHWRSKQDLQLATVERAREQWSERVIGPARAVPRGVRRLWALHVARLDFYASSTLPGGCFFATVKFEYNARSGPLYERIAQSHAEWMEYVEKLARQAVEVGDLKPDTDVAMLAYEIEAAGVAAVMQFRLLSPQVVYPLARRAVLERLRGLCTDPTLLPEE
- a CDS encoding sensor histidine kinase, giving the protein MTIRGGWTVRVRLTALYGGLFLLAGAVLLGVTYLLLAASLEKQQVKPGIVYAEGVALPDDPPDAAKKDKAAVEKANIERKMEFAKQVQRDLNRQTLQSLVQWGSLALGGLAVAGVWMGWLAAGRTLRPIARITETARRVADRSLHERIALGGPRDELRELADTFDDMLERLDRAFDGQRRFVANASHELRTPLAINRTLLEVAMGQPDASPQLRQLGTTLLEVNARHERLIDGLLTMARSEQAVVDRVPVDLAEVAGNVLDQTRAPGVDVRHELLPAPTSGDPVLLERLAQNLVDNAVRYNATGGWVHVACTREGTSTRLSVINTGPVVRAYEVPGLFEPFRRLADRVGSARGTGLGLSIVRSVARAHGGEVYATPRDGGGLVVQVTLPAN
- a CDS encoding response regulator transcription factor, whose amino-acid sequence is MRVLVAEDEELLADAIAEGLRRETLAVDVVYDGDAALEKLGINDYDVLVLDRDLPLVHGDEVCRAVVAAGGETRVLMLTAAAEVPDRVAGLALGADDYLPKPFAFVELVARVRALGRRARPAIPPRLERAGISLDPARREVFRDGRFVSLSRKEFAVLEELLRADGAVVSTEQLLERAWDENIDPFTNVVRVTVMTLRRKLGSPPVVATVSGVGYQIP
- a CDS encoding peptidoglycan-binding protein → MTRQTLVQATTVQGELSHGDPVPLASHAQGTVTWLPAVGAAIARGGTLLRADELPVVLLYGALPIYRPLAAGVEGADVKQLESNLRALGYTGFTVDDEYTSSTANAVKRWQDDLGVTETGTVDASLVVVAPGAVRVAELTARVGSPAGGEVYTYTGTTRVVTVPVDAGEAAWAVKGATVTVTLPDSKEVTGKVASVGTVATGDDSDDQPPGSTGTDSAQIEVIVTVADQWALGSLQQTPVDVAYVADKREDVLTVPVAALLALAEGGYGLEVVDGGATRYIAVEAGLFADGRVEVSGGGVAEGMTVGLPK